The sequence GGCTTCCCTGTTCACGGATCGCGCGGTAATCTACCGTATGCAGAATGGATTTGACCATAGTCAAGTTTATCTATCCGTTATCGTTCAAAGGATGGTTTTCCCGCAGGCCTCAGGGATTTTATTTACCGCTGATCCGATTAATTCCAACCGAAAGCTGCTATCCATCGATGCCAGTTTTGGGCTTGGAGAAGCTCTGGTCTCCGGCTTGGTATCTGCCGATTGTTATAAAGTGCGGGAAGGGGAAATCGTCGAGAAGAGGATAGCAGCCAAAAAATTGGCTATTTATGGACGAAAAGAAGGCGGAACAGAGACCCGGCAGATCGATCCCGATCGGCAAAAGATTCAAACCCTTTCTGAACAACAAATTTTACAACTGGCACACATCGGAAGACAGATCGAAGCTTATTTTGGATGCCCGCAAGATATCGAATGGTGTTTGGCTGATGATACCTTTTATATTGTCCAGAGTCGGCCGATCACGACGATATACCCGATCCCAGAAGCGAATGATCAAGAGAATCACGTCTATCTATCTGTTGGCCATCAACAAATGATGACAGATCCCATAAAACCATTGGGATTGTCTTTTTACCTGTTAATTACTCCTGCACCTATGCGTAAAGCCGGTGGGAGGTTGTTTGTTGATGTTGCATCTAGGCTGGCTACACCTGACGGCCGGGAAGCTTTATTAAATACCATGGGATCCGATCCGCTTATACAAGGCGCACTCATGACTATAATAGAGCGGGATTTTATAAAATTGTTACCAAATGATCAAAGAGCACCGATTCTGGGCAGAAGTAATACAGATATGCTGGCACAATTCGAGAACGATCCGACAATCGTTTCTGATTTGATTAAGCGTAGTCAAACCTCGATAGAAGAGTTAAAACAAAACATCCAAGCGAAATCAGGATCGGATTTGTTCGATTTTATTCTGGAAGATATCCAGCAATTAAAGAAGATCTTATTTGACCCACAAAGTACAGCTGTGTTTATGGCTGCTATAAATGCTACATCATGGATCAATGAAAACATGAACGAGTGGTTAGGCGAAAAAAACGCAGCAGATACGCTTTCTCAATCTGTACCAAACAATATTACTTCGGAAATGGGTCTGGCGCTGCTGGGTGTCGCGGATGTGATTCGTCCATACCCGGAAGTCATTGACTATTTGCAGCATGTGAAAGAAGATAACTTTCTGGATGAACTGGTTAAGTTTGATGGAGGAAGGGAAACCCGAGACGCTATCCATGCTTATCTCAGCAAATACGGAATGCGGTGTGCCGGAGAAATCGATATTTCGAAAACTCGTTGGAGCGAAAAACCAGCATCACTTGTCCCCATGATTCTTGGTAACATCAAGAACTTTGAGCCAAATGCCGGCAATCGGAAATTTGAGCAAGGGCGGCAGGAAGCTTTAGAAAAAGAACAAGAGTTATTAGATCGATTGAAGCAATTACCGGACGGTGAACAAAAAGCGAAAGAAACCAAACGAATGATCGACCTCATCCGGAATTTCATCGGCTACCGGGAATATCCAAAATACGGCAAAATAAGTCGCTACTTCGTTTATAAGCAGGCTTTACTGAAAGAAGCCGAACAACTCGTTCAAGCTGGCGTTATCCATGACAAAGAAGATATCTACTATCTCACTTTTGAAGAACTTCACGAAGCCGTACGCACCAATAAAGTGGATTACCAGATCATCACCAAACGAATAGACGAGTACAAATGTTATGAAAAACTAACTCCCCCGCGTGTCATCACGTCTGATGGTGAAACACTCTCCGGTGAGTACAAACGAGAAAATTTGCCGACTAATGCGATTGTAGGTCTACCTGTTTCTTCCGGAGTGATAGAAGGAAGAGCGCGTGTCATTTTAAACATGGAAAATGCCGATCTGGAAGATGGAGATATATTAGTCACTTCCTTTACCGACCCTGGCTGGACACCATTGTTTGTATCTATAAAAGGTCTAGTCACCGAAGTTGGCGGACTGATGACCCATGGAGCAGTTATCGCGCGTGAATACGGCTTACCGGCAGTTGTCGGGGTGGAAAATGCCACCAGACTGATCCAAGACGGGCAACGAATTCGCGTGAATGGAACAGAAGGGTATATCGAAATTTTAGAACGGCATTGAGCAAAATGAGGTCAAAGAAGGGCCGTCCTCCAAAGGATGGCCCTAAAACTTGCACAGTGCTGCTAATTCACGGGATTGACAATAAGCGGGAAAAGATATACTTTAATAATGAGTGAGTTACTCATTCATTAAATTCACCTTCTGAAGGAGTTGCAAATGATGAGTAAAAAGAACATCCTGCCGGATTTATTACTGCGTAAACGTAATCGGCGTAAAAACGCAAGGCTGCTTCAGGTTCATACGCCGAATCGTATCGTTGAAAGCCGTTATGTTAAAATCGGCGGTATCGACCAATGGGTAACCATACGGGGAGAGGATTATCATAATCCCGTTCTATTGTTCATCCATGGCGGACCAGCTTCCCCGTACTCCATTTTCAGCCCGTTATTGCGTTCGTGGGAGAAACATTTCATAATCGTTCAATGGGATCAGCGAGGCGCCGGCAAAACGTTCACTAGGAACGGAAAAGACGTAAGTGGTACGATCACCTTCGACCGCCTTGCTCAGGACGGCATCGAGTTGGCGGAATATCTGTGCAACAAACTCCGGCATCGGAAAGTGATTCTCATCGGCAGTTCAGTAGGCAGTCTGATTGGAATTATGATGGCTAAACAGCGTCCTGACCTGTTTTATGCGTATATCGGTACAGATCAAAATGCTCCGGATCCTCAGCATCAAACGTATAAAGTGACACTCGACGCTTTCCGTAATGCAGGCAATGCGAAGGGAGTTCATTTGGTCGAGAAAATGGGGCCGGATCCCACGCGATGGAGCCGCAAAGATTTCGAACTGAGGAATCAATATATCGTTAAAGCGATCAAGGATGTGCCAAATATGATTATGGACCTCATGTTACCCTCTATGCTCTCTTCCCCTGAACACAAGTTCAGCGATCTCATCGATATCTTCAAAGGGATGAATTTCTCCCTTGGCTGCCTATTTGACGAGTTAGCGGCTTTTGACTTCGACAAGGTTGGACTGTGCTTAAAATTGCCTTTCTTTATTATACATGGCGATAAAGATATTATAACGTCAACAGCAACGGCAAAAGCATACTTCGACAAGATTGAAGCTCCTTTTAAAGATTTTGTACTGATTCGGAATGCTGGCCACCTTGCGTGTTTTGCCCGGCCCGAACAATTCCTAGAGGAACTTATTAATCGGGTACGTCCTCTAGCGACCGCAACAGAGAACGAATTGCCGAGGTGATGAATTTAGAGATTTCGTGGTACTATGAGGATAATTTCTTAATAGGATTGGAGATTGAGGATAATTGTCCCCATTAAATAAACACCAACTGAATCAGATCCGCGACGAACGCAGAGAACAGATTAAGCAAGCGGCGCTCAAACTATTTGCCCGGCGCGGATACTCGGGAACGAAAACGAGCATGATCGCTGCGGAAGCCGGTATCAGCGAAGGCCTAATTTTCCGATACTTCAAATCCAAAGACGAGCTTTTCACCACGCTCGTTCAGGAGTTAATGGAAGAGGCGAAGAAGGAAACCGAGAACCTTCAATATTTGTCAGGCTCTCCCTTTGATCAAATCAAGACTTTAACCCAAGGCATGCTAGACGAGAGCAGTAAATATGCATTTATGCTCATTCTAAGGGCACGCAAGACGAGGGAAATTCCAGAGGAGGCCGCACGGATTCTTGAACAATATTCAGTGGATGTTGTACTCGACAGGCTGATTCCAATCTTTGTTCAAGGGCAGCATGCTGGAGAATTCTCCTCGGGAGATCCACGGAAGCTGTTGGCTTGGTACTTTTACATCATCAATTGTCTTATTATGGAGGAAGTTGAGAAGGAAGAGTACGGGTTACCGGATGTGGACTTCTTAATGCGATTATTGACAAACGGGAAACGCTAGTTCAATCATTTCAAATGATAGAGCTATCTACAAAGGATGGCCCCAAAACTTGCCGTTAAAGACAGCACGGTGAACCGTATCATAAACGGCAGCAAGTTTTCTTGTTGAAATCTATGCAAAAGGCGCGGATAAAGTTTTGGACGGTACACCTACATAAAATCAAAAAAATAACGGATCACGTGGAAAAAGACCGGCGAGGTGTAGGTCAGGCTGTCGACCCGGCTTAAGTAACTTTTTTTCAACGCATCGAACTTATCGTCATCGCCGATTAACAAATCCCGCTTCAGTACGGAAACGGTTAAGCTGCCGAAAAAACCGCTTAGGCTGATCAGCATGCCGGAAAAGATACCGAAAGTCAGGTCAAGCGGCGTCAGGTAGGGGTAGATCAGATAAGATGCCGCTGTCGTTACGAGAAATGCGCATGCGAAGCCTTCCCAAGTCAAACTCGGGTTGGCGGTCGGGACGACCTTCCGTTTGCCGAAATAGATTGATGCCAGATAGTTTACAGCATCGCCAAGCTGCGTCAGCACCACCAGAAAAAGCACAAGACCCGCTCCGTACTGCGGTGTGGCAATTTGGAAATAGGCCAGGTGGCTAAGTCCGAAAACCATTAGCATGAGTCCCCATTGGGCCTGGCTGACGCTGCGCAGAAAACCGACCGTTCCTTTGTTGATCAACCTAGGGAGCGGAAGGAACAAGAATACATAGATAGGAATGAAGACAATAAACATCCCGTACCACCCGATATAAATCCAATAGAACTGCACGGGAATCGACAAATACGCCCATAGAAACAGTCTGCGGTCGGCTTTTTTTGACTTGATCATGGAAAAATATTCCTTCAGCGCGAAGAAGGTGAGCACCATTAGGGAAAGGAGCGAAACGGCCGGGTTAAAAAGGGTAGCCAAGCAAAAAATGAGAAACATGCCCCACCAGGTCTTGATGCGAAATCCAAGTCCCGTATAGTCTTTGTCCGGCTGTATTCTGCCCATCCCATAATACAGGAGATGGATGACGGATAAGCCTGCAAAAATAAGAACCATCGTTAATAGCGAACTGTTCACTGCCAATCACCAACTTGCCCAAGGGTAAGATTCCATGAAAGGGATCTTATGTTATTATGAAGGAAACGTTCGAACTTGATAAGGGGAAAATTTGTAAATGGAAGCTGATCGATCGGTCTTTATCCTGCTTACGAATACCGGAACACTTTTTACGAAAATCATTCAAGGCTATACGAAAGCGCCTTACAATCACGCCTCGATTTCCTTCAACCGGGAGCTTTCGGAGCTGTACAGCTTCGGGAGAAAGCATCCGAGCAACCCCCTGAATGGCGGATTTGTGAAGGAGGATCTCAAGACAGGCACATTCAGCAAGTATCCGAATACGACGTGCGTCATCTACGAGCTTCGAGTAACAAGCCGGGAAGTTGAGAAAATGAAGCGGGTTCTGCAAATCTTTATCCGAAGCCGCCAAAAGTACCTCTATAACATTCTGGGCTTGATCGGCGTCGCGCTAAAAGAACCGGTCGAATTCAGCAACTCCTACTTTTGTTCGCAATTCGTCGCGGAAATTCTAGAGCGGTCCGGTATAAAGCTGTGGAATAAGCTGCCCGCGCTTGTTACACCGGATGATTTTCGGCAAAACGACCGTCTGCATTTGATCTACGAAGGGAAATTAAGCGAGTACGAGCCGGAGCTCTGAAAAGGAGTGCGGCGGATTCCTTAACCTTCGAGTATCCAGTTGAAAGGGGAGAGAAAATGGTTCATGCAAAGGATGTCCTTAGCAATCAATTA is a genomic window of Paenibacillus durus ATCC 35681 containing:
- the ppsA gene encoding phosphoenolpyruvate synthase; its protein translation is MSCLVLDFQEMDETQLLLVGGKGLHLGELSKMEGIQVPEGFCVTTAAYQAAIEHNETYYALLDRLTPLKVEDRDQIGEISRKIRQIIMEATIPSGVVEAVTQYLSRFGNEHAYAVRSSATAEDLPHASFAGQQDTYLNIIGQESIMQHISKCWASLFTDRAVIYRMQNGFDHSQVYLSVIVQRMVFPQASGILFTADPINSNRKLLSIDASFGLGEALVSGLVSADCYKVREGEIVEKRIAAKKLAIYGRKEGGTETRQIDPDRQKIQTLSEQQILQLAHIGRQIEAYFGCPQDIEWCLADDTFYIVQSRPITTIYPIPEANDQENHVYLSVGHQQMMTDPIKPLGLSFYLLITPAPMRKAGGRLFVDVASRLATPDGREALLNTMGSDPLIQGALMTIIERDFIKLLPNDQRAPILGRSNTDMLAQFENDPTIVSDLIKRSQTSIEELKQNIQAKSGSDLFDFILEDIQQLKKILFDPQSTAVFMAAINATSWINENMNEWLGEKNAADTLSQSVPNNITSEMGLALLGVADVIRPYPEVIDYLQHVKEDNFLDELVKFDGGRETRDAIHAYLSKYGMRCAGEIDISKTRWSEKPASLVPMILGNIKNFEPNAGNRKFEQGRQEALEKEQELLDRLKQLPDGEQKAKETKRMIDLIRNFIGYREYPKYGKISRYFVYKQALLKEAEQLVQAGVIHDKEDIYYLTFEELHEAVRTNKVDYQIITKRIDEYKCYEKLTPPRVITSDGETLSGEYKRENLPTNAIVGLPVSSGVIEGRARVILNMENADLEDGDILVTSFTDPGWTPLFVSIKGLVTEVGGLMTHGAVIAREYGLPAVVGVENATRLIQDGQRIRVNGTEGYIEILERH
- a CDS encoding alpha/beta fold hydrolase, with translation MMSKKNILPDLLLRKRNRRKNARLLQVHTPNRIVESRYVKIGGIDQWVTIRGEDYHNPVLLFIHGGPASPYSIFSPLLRSWEKHFIIVQWDQRGAGKTFTRNGKDVSGTITFDRLAQDGIELAEYLCNKLRHRKVILIGSSVGSLIGIMMAKQRPDLFYAYIGTDQNAPDPQHQTYKVTLDAFRNAGNAKGVHLVEKMGPDPTRWSRKDFELRNQYIVKAIKDVPNMIMDLMLPSMLSSPEHKFSDLIDIFKGMNFSLGCLFDELAAFDFDKVGLCLKLPFFIIHGDKDIITSTATAKAYFDKIEAPFKDFVLIRNAGHLACFARPEQFLEELINRVRPLATATENELPR
- a CDS encoding TetR/AcrR family transcriptional regulator — protein: MSPLNKHQLNQIRDERREQIKQAALKLFARRGYSGTKTSMIAAEAGISEGLIFRYFKSKDELFTTLVQELMEEAKKETENLQYLSGSPFDQIKTLTQGMLDESSKYAFMLILRARKTREIPEEAARILEQYSVDVVLDRLIPIFVQGQHAGEFSSGDPRKLLAWYFYIINCLIMEEVEKEEYGLPDVDFLMRLLTNGKR
- a CDS encoding phosphatidate cytidylyltransferase, encoding MNSSLLTMVLIFAGLSVIHLLYYGMGRIQPDKDYTGLGFRIKTWWGMFLIFCLATLFNPAVSLLSLMVLTFFALKEYFSMIKSKKADRRLFLWAYLSIPVQFYWIYIGWYGMFIVFIPIYVFLFLPLPRLINKGTVGFLRSVSQAQWGLMLMVFGLSHLAYFQIATPQYGAGLVLFLVVLTQLGDAVNYLASIYFGKRKVVPTANPSLTWEGFACAFLVTTAASYLIYPYLTPLDLTFGIFSGMLISLSGFFGSLTVSVLKRDLLIGDDDKFDALKKSYLSRVDSLTYTSPVFFHVIRYFFDFM